The Chitinimonas arctica region GGACGATATCTGCGCTTCGGGCGGCTATTACGTGGCGGTGGCGGCCGACAAGATCTTTGTGGACAAGGCCAGCCTGGTGGGTTCCATCGGCGTGCTGATGGATGGATTCGGCTTTACCGGCGCCATGGACAAGCTGGGCGTCGAGCGGCGACTACTGACGGCCGGCGCCAACAAGGGCTTCCTGGACCCGTTCTCGCCGCAATCGGATACCCAGGTGCAGTTTGCCAAGCAGATGCTGACCGAAGTGCATGAGCAATTCATCGGCGTGGTGCGCAAGGGACGCGGCAAGCGCCTGAAGGAAACGCCCGATATGTTCTCCGGCCTGGTATGGAGCGGCGAAAAAAGCGTGGCAATGGGCCTGGCCGACGATTTCGGCAATGCCGACAGCGTGGCGCGCGATGTGATCAAGGCGGCCGAAATCGTCGATTTCACGCCGCGTGAGGATTGGGCGCAACGTTTCGCCCGTTCCATCGGCGCATCGGCCGGTGCCAAGCTGGGCAGCTATTTCGATATGAAGCTAAAGTAAATCCTGAATAGTGCGGCCGGCGACCGGCCGCACCTATCTGGGAGAGGGCTGCAATGGCGCGTAAGCAGAGGCACGAGGAACACGAAAACCACGAGCGCTGGCTGGTGTCCTACGCCGACTTCATTACCCTGCTGTTCGCCTTTTTCGTGGTGATGTATGCCATCTCGCA contains the following coding sequences:
- a CDS encoding S49 family peptidase codes for the protein MNEQQDPTWERQVLEKLVVTALKEQRKGRNWGIFFKLAGFTWLFLVLLLIVTWRFGDRAEAGTTGPHTALIDLTGVIAAGENANADNVNEGLRNAFKDKNTKGVILRINSPGGSPVQAGQINDEIQRQRKLHPDIPLYVVVDDICASGGYYVAVAADKIFVDKASLVGSIGVLMDGFGFTGAMDKLGVERRLLTAGANKGFLDPFSPQSDTQVQFAKQMLTEVHEQFIGVVRKGRGKRLKETPDMFSGLVWSGEKSVAMGLADDFGNADSVARDVIKAAEIVDFTPREDWAQRFARSIGASAGAKLGSYFDMKLK